The sequence CGGCCAGCCCGCGGCCGACGCCGGTCCCATGGACGGCGGAGGCTAGCACCGCGTTCGAGGCGGGCGCCAACGGCACCGCGCCAACGGCACGGCGCTCACCCGGCTGCGGCCGTGTTGCTTCGATGGGTAACGCATGACGCAGGCGGTGATCCGAAACGATGACGTGCCGAAGCTGCGCCGCTTCATGGACCGTATCCGAGGCGTGCCGGTTCGTTACGATTTGCGCGCCTACGAGCGCGTCGTTCGGCAGATCGATGCGCTCGACGGCGCGCTGCGGCAGCTCGACGATGCTGATCTTCGTGCGCAAGCGCAGCGCCTGGGGCGGGCGGGCTCGTCCGCCGAGCCTGCGCGGGTGGCGCGATTGTTTGCGCTGATCCGGGAGCTTGGGCGACGCAAGCTCGGGCTGCGGGCGTTCGGCGGCTGTGGCGCGCTGGTGGCGCAAGGATCGGCCAGCGGCAGCTGGCGAGGACGAACCCCGCGAGCGCGGCGGCAGGGGGAGCAAGAGGCCTGGAGGTCGTGCGTAGCCGAGCATGGTCACCGGTCACCGCCGCAATAGGCTTACGAGAGGTTCGGGGTCGCTGAGGTCGGCCACCACCTCGTCGGGCTGCGTCGACGCGAGCTCGCCAACGGAATAGCCTCCGAGATCGAAGATGACGGCCCTCATGAAGACATCCGAGCGTCCACCCCTACGAACTCGGCGACGAACGCGGAAGCCGGCCTTTCCCTGAGGGCAGCCAGGCTGCCGGTCTGTACGATCCGGCCCTGTTCGAGCGCGCAAACGAGCGCACCCAAAGCCGCGACGTCGCGCACGTCGTGGGTCGCCACCACAGACGGGCGGCCGAACCTCTGCAGTCGTTCGGCGAGAAAGCTCCGCACGGTTCGACGCATGCTCACGTCGAGCGCGGCAAGCGGCTCATCCAGGAGCAGCAGCTCCGGCTCGATGACAAGCGCACGGGCGAGCGCAACGCGCTGCTGCTCGCCGCCAGACAGCCCCGCGACGCGTCGATGGGCAAGCGCCACGCAGCCGAGACCTGCGAGGACGTCACGAGCCTTGCGCTCACGATGGTAGCGCGCCAACTTGTGCGGTCCGGTCGATAGCCCGAAGGCGACGTTGTCGAGCGCGCTCAGGTGCGGGAACAGCCTATAGCCCTGGGGGACGTAGCCGACGCGGCGCCGCTCCATGGGCACGTGGATGCTGGCTCGGCTGCTCGCAAGGACCTCACCAGCCACCACGATCTCGGCGCGTTCGGCGTTGACCGCACCGGCAAGAACGCGCAGCAACGTGGTCTTGCCGCTGCCGTTCGGACCGATGAGCGCGAGCGCTCCAGCGTTCCCCTCAAGCTCCACGTCGAGCTCGAAGGCGCCCAGGCGGGCGCTGACCGCGGCCCGCCAGCCGCTCATGCCGACCTCCAGATGGCAGCCCGCCTCATCGTGGGCACGAGGCGAAGCCCTACCAGCAGCACAGCCCCAAGCGCGGCCAGTACCAGCGAGAACACGGTGGCGAGGCGGACATCCGACTCGAGCGCCGAGAAGATCGCGAGCGGCATCGTCTGCGTCCTGCCGGTCATGTTGCCGGCAAACAGCAACGTCGCGCCGAACTCGCCAAGCGCACGCGCCCACGCGAGCGAGGCACCGACGACGAGCCCGGGCAGGGCCACCGGCAAGGCGACGCGCAGAAAGGCGACGGCTGGCGATGCGC comes from Pseudomonadota bacterium and encodes:
- a CDS encoding ATP-binding cassette domain-containing protein; translation: MSGWRAAVSARLGAFELDVELEGNAGALALIGPNGSGKTTLLRVLAGAVNAERAEIVVAGEVLASSRASIHVPMERRRVGYVPQGYRLFPHLSALDNVAFGLSTGPHKLARYHRERKARDVLAGLGCVALAHRRVAGLSGGEQQRVALARALVIEPELLLLDEPLAALDVSMRRTVRSFLAERLQRFGRPSVVATHDVRDVAALGALVCALEQGRIVQTGSLAALRERPASAFVAEFVGVDARMSS
- a CDS encoding molybdate ABC transporter permease subunit, which gives rise to ASPAVAFLRVALPVALPGLVVGASLAWARALGEFGATLLFAGNMTGRTQTMPLAIFSALESDVRLATVFSLVLAALGAVLLVGLRLVPTMRRAAIWRSA